From the Capnocytophaga sp. oral taxon 878 genome, the window CGACCCTAATCCATCGTGGTCAGTAGAGCAAGTCAAGAATTTTTACAGCACCCATTACCCCCTGCTCACCAATGCCAAAGCAGGCACACCTTATGTAGAGGGAGACAGCGTTGTCTATCCCTTACAAATCACAATGGGTACAAAAGGCTAAATCTCTACTAATTCTAAAGCTATGAGCCTTGTAAAACAGCTTAAAACAAGGCTTATAGCTAAAATTACAAACATTATCAAAAACTAAAAATAAACTAAAAATGTATGCCACAGCAATCCCAACAAAACCTCGCATCCATACAAAGCGAAGCACAGAGAGAACTCTACCGCAGGTTAAGAGAGTTTTCCAAAGCAGTCCAACGCTCCAAAGACCGCTCACAGATACGTCAAGAACAGCAACAAGTAGCCCCGAAAACTCTTTTGCCAATGGTTTTCTAAAAACGACCTTTCCTCCTAAAGTGTATCATTCAAGCAAGCACATCATTTTTAGTGGAGAGGAGCAAGCTCAGCTAAAAACCACTCTCAAGTGTTCCCTTGCTCAAATGGCAGACCATTACGGCTTTACTCCCTTTCCCATAGAGCAGTACGACCTTTCTTGCGGGATTGCCTTAGCCCTTTCTTACAGCCAAGAGCAAATCAAAAAGAGAGATACCAAAGGTACTTTCTGTGAACTAAAAGTATTGAAAGCCCCCAATGGCAATGCCTTTTTCTCTTGCGAAGAACGCTTTTATTTGCCCAACGAAGTGTTTCTTGTCCCTCTGCAACCGCTTTATAGACTTCTGAAAGTACATAAAAACAAACCACTTTATGAACTATTTTTATCGGTATATGCCTACCTAAACCAACGTGCTTTTATAGCAAACTATGTACAAGAAGATTGTTTTGTGGCTTATGCCTATGAAATGTTGCAGGATTGTATTAACCAAGACTATGAAGAAATAGCAGAAAAAGACCACCTCCTGCACCTTTTAAAGCAGACACAACAAATAGGTACTATTCTTTCCAAAAAGATACGCAACCCTTGCCATTTAGACTTTTTTCAAAGGCGTATAAACCGCTTTATTCCTAAGAATGATTTAGAAGCCGAATGCCTTACCCTCTCACAAGCCTTTTATACCTTGTGGCAGGATTTTCCTAACCACTCTATCTATACCCATTTGCACAGAGCAGAGGGCTATGAGCAAGGTGAAGAGGAACTTTTTGAGGTAGAGAAATACCTATCTTTTGTCTATGAAGACCAAAGCGACCTATTCCATACCTATCTTTTAGATTGGCTCAATGGAGAATACTCCCAATGTAGTGAGATAGAACTCCCTACCATTTACAAACATTTCAACAGCACAACACCCCTTGCTAACTTTGATTTTGAACAGCGTTTCTTTCCTCTCTTAACTGAACTTATAACCCTTTTAAACCGCATTTAAAATGAAATACACAGACCTCACCCCAGAAGTAGGGGAAGTATATCGCCCTACATCAGCACTTGTTTTTTACGAAGACAGTAACCGCTACAACCCACAGAGTTATGTAGAGTACTTACACCTTGATAGCAATGGTAACCCTACAAGCGCACAACCGCTTACCCTCGACCAAGCGCAAGCACTTGCCAAAACGCTCACCTGCGAAAAAGAGCAAGCACAAGTCTTTTTAGTCCCCAAAGGTATTATTCCTCGCAGGGTGCTCCATCTATCCCATAAAGGTGAGGGGCAGGCTGTTTGGTACTCTAAAGCACAAAAAAAGCAGTTATTTTTTGCCTCCTCCCTTGCTATAGAAAGCAAAGAAGTAAGTTTACCTCCTCTGTTGTGGAAAGCTACCCCCAAGAGCCTTTGGATATATGCCCTGCCGAAAAACCAAAAACCACACCTTAATACCCCTCTGTGCTATGCGCCTTTTTTCAACGTCTATGAAAATGGCAATGTGTGTATGGGGTCAGTGCAGGTAAATGAGCGTAAAGCCTCTTGCTTAGAAGATTTTATCACCCAATGGGAAGATTATTTTTTCAATAGCTATTTTTCTCATCAATTAGGCTCATATCCTATAACCAAAATACCCTTAATAAGCCTTTGGCAGGAACTCACTCAGAGTAATAAGCCTTTTCCTTACGAACTGCTTAATCCCAATCACCTCACCTTACAACAAATCCTATAACAATGAAACAGACTCTAAACTCCTCAAACACCCTCAACCCTTTCAATACCTCTGTCCAAACACACAAAGAGCGGGTACATTTTACTGATACTGCTTTGCTCAATGCTACCAATCCTATTAAAGTACATCTGATAGGAGCAGGAGGCACAGGCTCACAAGTAGCCACTGCTTTAGCACGTATCAACCACGCTTTGGTTGCTTTAGGACACGCAGGGTTATCGGTAACCCTTTGGGATAATGACCTTGTAAGTCCTGCCAATCTCGGCAGACAACTCTTTTCAGCTTGTGAGTTAGGAATGTACAAATCCACTGCTCTAATAAGCCGTATCAATCGCTTTTTTGGTACAGATTGGAGAGCGCAAACACAGCTATTCAGCACTGAGACCTTTTCCTCTGAAGAAGAAACAATGAGAGGAAGCATTTACCTTTCGTGTGTAGATAGCGTAAAGGCACGCTTTGACATTGGGGAAGTACTCACTCATTTAGAACGAGCTCACCACTACCACAACAACCCTAAGTATTGGTTAGATTTTGGCAACAGCACCCATTCAGGACAAGTGATTTTAGGTACTTTACAAGCCATTGAGCAACCTCATAGTGATACCTTTATCCCTATAGACACCCTGCCTACTATTACCCAAGCCTTTGGAGAATTATTGACACAATCCGAGCATAATGACAATATCCCAAGTTGCTCCCTTGCCGAAGCCTTAATCAAGCAAGATTTGTTCATTAACGCCACTCTCTCACAAATGGGAAGCACCCTACTTTGGAACTTATTCAGAGAAGGACTCACTTCTTACAGAGGCTTTTTCCTCAACCTCAAAGATTTTCGTACACAACCCTTATTGGTTTAATCCTTAATAAAAACACCTCTTAGAGTATTTCTAAGAGGTGTTTTTTATGATTGTTTGTCTGTGCTACTGACTGCCTGTCGTGGCTCACGACCTTCTTTTCTTTGAGAAAGAAAAGAAGCAAAAGAAAGACCTTACAGATAGATTTTTTGTTAGTTTAGGATAAAGAGAAATCTTACAAGATAGCTATTAAATATAAAAAAAGGAGCTATTTCTTATAGTTAGCCTCCAAAATCTTTAGAATATCACTTTGTTTAAAGAGAATTTTACCACCAATTTGGATATAAGGAAAAAGCCCGTCATCACGGTATTGCTGTAGGGTTCTTTTGGTGATATGCAGCAGCTCACAGACCTCCTTTCCTGATAGAAATACCTCGCCATCAAATACAGGACGGAAGTTTTTAAGGATAAAGTCCATTTGCTGTTTAAGGTTTTCAAGCTGACTAAGGTAAGAGCTTAGTTCCTGGTGTGTTTCTGTGAGTAAGTTCATTGGGTTTGAAGGTTAGAGGTTAAAAGCTGTTCTACATCACTACGCTTAAAATAGTTCTTGCGGTGGATGCACGAGAAAGGCAAGAGTTTTTGGTCTTTATAATACTGCAAGGCACGCTTGCTAATGCCCAAAAGCAGACAAACCTCCTGAGAGTCCAACCACTTTTCTTTTTGCCAAATACCTTTGTAAGTATCCATTACCACTTGCAGAGAATTGTTGAGTTGCTGTACGTCTTTTTGTATCTGTTCAAAAACAGATTTTTCTATAACTACTACTTCCATTTGCATTATTTTGCGCAAAGGTAAAACAAAACAAGCCCACTTTTAGAAGTAGGCTTGTTTTGGAAGAGAAAGGAGGATTTTGGCTTTATATCTTTACTCTTTCTTTACATTAAACTCAAAATCAAGTTTTTGTTCATTGCCGAAGGAGTCGCTTATCCAAACGGAGAGAGACTGATTAGCTTCTGAGGCAGAAGTGTAGTAAAGCCTAAACGCTCCTTTGGAGGCAAGTGGATAAACATCATTAACAAGTAAGACTTCTCCTTGTGGAGAGGTACGCAAACTACCTTTTCCCTCATACTGAAAGTAACGAATAAAATAGCGGTTCTCATCGTACTGGTAAGGAGAGTGCAACTCACAACGTATTTCTACCGTATCGGTTTTACCTATACTTTTAGGTACAGGCAATACCTTTACCTCAAAAGGAAAGTTTTGTTGTACGTCCAACTCTTTTTTACAAGAGGTGAATAGGCTCACACATAGCATTGCAATGAGTCCTATTACAATTTTCTGATTTATTTTCTTCATCGTATTGTCTTTTTAAAGGTTAAAACATATAACGCAGTCCTACAGTAGCACAGGGACGCAGTAGCTCAAAGGAACTTCCCCACAGAGCTGCTACCTTGCCAGAGCAGAGCACTAAAAAGTGATCACTTAGGTAAGTCTCTATCTGCAAACCTACCTGTGCGCCATAGAGAAAATGGTTTTCATTCTTTAGCAAAGCCCCATCAGGAAGGAGGCTTTTGCTGTGATTGACTACCTCATAGCCCAAAAGAGCTTCTGCTCCTAAGTTCAAAGCTACCGTTTTACTGCTGTCACTGACTAAGGCAAAGCTATAGCCTCCTGCACCTATATACCTCTCAACGGGTATATTCAGACTCTTGTAAGGGTACAATCGCCTTTGATATTCAAGAGCAAAATGCTTGTAGTTACCCATTTTAGCATTGATACTATAGCCTAACTGCACCCCAAAATCATCAGAAAAAGAGGAAGTAAAAGCCTCTGCAGGTGCAACCCAAGAGAGCGAGATACCTTTTTGCTTGGGTAACAATCGCTGTGCTTGGGCAATGGAGCCTCCTAAAAAGCACAGACAAATACAAGTGATAATTCTTAGCATTGGCATTAAAATTTAAGGTTAAACTGTTCAATAGGGCGAGCGGCTATAATCTCCTCGTTGGTGATAAGGAACGATTGGTAGCGAGAGCCGTTTTTTTCAAAGATTTCTACCCGCAAAACCTTGTCATCAGAAAGGGTGAGTTGGTCTAACATATACACCGAACGGGCTTCTTTATGAGCCTTTAGTAGGGATATAGGTTGGTATACGCGCAAGGGCTCAATGGGCACTTCTTGTACAATGCTCTTTTTGGTGGTCTTCTTATCAATGATTTTAAAAGTGATAAAATCTACTTCAAAAGGCAGGTTAGAACGATTGGACAATTGCACGTCTACATAGAGTTTGCTATTGTGTACATAGATACCTTTTAGTAGCCATTGTATACCTGCATTCTCCGAACCTATATGCTTGATGTAATTCTTCTTCTGATGGTAGATAGACGACATAATAATCTGTGCTACCGCAGGTGATTCCCAGCCTGTGTCAGAAAAGAGAATATCCGATTTCACATTGTTGCCTTGGGGCATTCCTCTACCAAAATCAATGGTAAGAGGTTGTGGTGTGGTGTGATAACTCACCTCAAAGCTATAAAAGCCTCCGTCTTGAGTGATAACCGATAGGTTGGTGCTATCGGTAAAGTCTGTTTTAGCTGCCTTTACCCTTAGTACATTCTCGGCATCTTTCACCTTGTCGGCTACTAAGTTTTCGCTTCCCAAATCTACATAGCGGATAGAAGCGGGAAAGATAAGATGGGTTGTTTGGTCATAAGCCACCTGCAAAGGATAAGGCACTACCTTTCCTGATTGAGCTAAAAGTTCCTTTTTCTCAGTACTGAGGGCTGTGTTTTCCTTTGCCTCATTCTGGGCTTGCACGGTAATGGTAAGCATTGTTACCGATAATAATAAGTGTAATTTACGCATAAATAAAATGATATTAAGTGTGTTTAATAGGTTGAAAAATAAATAATTGTGTTGTTTTGTGCTTTGTTGTGTGTTTATGGGTTTGTCTGAAAGGCTATTTCTTAGAGATGAGCAGGAGCTGATAACCTGCTTTAACCCTTATGGAAGGCTGTGCGATCTTTTTAGAAAGAAAGGAGGTACCTCCTTGTACGACCCCTTTGCTCAGCTCCGAGACAATTTGGTCTTTGGCTGAAGAGCTAAAGGTAAAGCTACTTCCTGAACTTTTGCTCATTCCCGCTGCTATTTCTCTAAAGGCATTGGCATCGGAAGAAGCGGGCAGGTATAACCCTTGTTGCCCATCGATGTCGTAGGCAGCTATAGAGACAGGAATCACTTTGCCCTTGTATTCTAAGGATTTTACAGTGAGTAACAATCTATCACCACTCACTTTAGCAGAGGCTGTAAGCAGTTCTCCTTTAGGAATGAGTATGCCTGCTACTCGTATAGGCTCTAAAAGTCTTAGCTGCACCCTCGAGTTTTCTCCTAATAGCTGTTCGATATGTGTACAAGCGCGAATGCTATTCTTTAGGATACTACCTTGTGGCTTAAAGCTCTCGCCATTGAAAAAAGAGGTCTGTTGCTCCTTTACCCATTCTTGCAGAGCCTCCTTCTCGGACTGCTTGCGGGGCAAACGACTGACTACCTTTTCCTCTGGGGTATAGACAGGAGCGATGTTTTTACTCTGTTCTACATTGTCAGCTTCGCTACTATTGTTTCCCTCGCCCTCTTGCGAGCCTGCCCCCCCCATCATTGAAGGGTTTTGTTGTCCTTTAGGCAAATATCTTGAAGCCATTTCATAAGACTTTTCCATCAATGCCATTTGGGCATCTACAGAGGTAGGATCTTGCTTGTTGGAGAGTTGAGACTTGAGTGAGGCTATCTCTTCTTTGAGTTTTTGTTGCTCCTCGTAAGCACTATTGTCTTGGTAGAAACTGCCTAAAGTCTGGTGAATATCGCGATAAGACTGAGCAGAACGCTCAAAGGCATTAGGGGTAGCCTTGCGATAACGCGGAGTGGGTTCTTCTTCCTCTTCGATAGCTTCAGGATATTCCTCGCCTTCGTCTTCTTGCCAATAGTCCGACAGCGCATTGAGAGAGGCTTTTTTATCAGCTTCTTTTTCTTCTAAGAGGGCTTCTTCGTAAGCTTTTTCCTTATCAGAAGGCAAGAGTGTCTCGGTAGCTTGTGGTATTGCCTCATTGATACCTACTTGTGTTTGCTCTTGCTCACTTCCGCCACCAAAAAGCAGATACATACAAGCGAGGAAGATTATCCCCATTAGGGCATAAATGACAATTTTCTTGAGTTGTTGTTTTTTAGCAAGGGCTTTTTCCTCATTGCGCTCTTGGAGGGCTTTTTCCTCTTCTTCACTGACCAAGAAACTCGGTGTAGAAGAAGCGTTAGCCTTATCAGAGGCAGGGGTATTACCGTTTTGCTCTGGAAGGGGTGTGTTCTTTTCCATTATTAAGTTGTTTAAAAATTAACGAATCCTTTTTTGGGGTATTCCCCTCTGTAGGTACAATAGCCTTGTTGTCAATATGCTGTATGGCAGGGGCTTCGCCTTGGTGGTACTCTTGGTAAGCGTGCCATAGTATAAAAAGAGTAAGTAGCGAGTAGACTGCAAAAGCTAAGAGTACCAAGCGTTTTCTTTGTGAGGGTGAAAGTCCCTGACAATAGCTTCGGGTTTGCTTTTTTAGAGAATGTATCTCTCTTTGAATTTTGGCTATCATCTCTCTACGGTTCTAAGGTCTTTGTTTTCTATTACATTGAACTGTTCGATGATAAATCCTTGAGGGTTGTTATCAGAACGCACGGAGTTAATCAACCTGCAGGAGGTAATAAGACTCCTTTCGGTGATGTTGCTGGCACGAGTGATGAACTGCTTGGCAAAGGTTTCCACCTGATAAGGATAGCTATTAAAGTTACAGCGCACGCTATCGATGACTACCCGTTGGAGGATATTACCAGAGATGATGCGGTTGTAATAGCCTTTTTCAGCCAAATCTTTATAGTAGTTAAAGGCAGATTTATCAGCCATAAAGAAGGCACGTTTGGTATTGTCTTCAATTGCTTTCTTATCGGGGGCTAAGTTGAAGAAGAGTTCGTGAAACCTGCGCACGTGTTCTTTAGCTTCGACAGGGCGATTGATTTTCTCATCTTGAGAGAGTGCCAACATTAGTGATTTACCATTGTCTAACACATAGATTTTCTCGCGCTGTTTCTCGGCAAAGTAATAGGCATAGCCTACAGCGAAGATACTCACACCTGAGCAGAGCACAGCAAAGGCTATGGCATACATACGGATTTGCTTGAATCCGTTTTCGATGTTTCTAAAGATTTTAAATTCCATTAATTTTAGTATTCAATTAGACTTGTTTTTACTTCATTAACCTACCTGTAATATTACCTGAAAGAGAGCCAGCTCCTGCACCTGCTATATTACCTGCATTGGAGGTAGCTTGGTTTACATTTCTACCATAATTACCCATACCTCCTGCTTGTATGATCCAACCTGCTACGGTGGGAATGGTAAAATAGCCTATGATACCAATGACCATAAAGATAATGTAGGCTGTGTTGGTAGTATCAGGAATAAAACTTGGGTCAGAGAGTTGCTCGATGTCTCGTTGTAAGATAAGGGATTGGATACGTGCTAAAATAGCACTGAACAAATCGGATACAGGAAGCCATAGATAGACACTTACATAGCGGGTAACCCATTGTAGTAAGGTAGATTGAAATCCATCCCATACCGAAATGGCAAAGGCTATAGGTCCTAAGATAGACATCACCACAAGAAAGAAAGTGCGTATGGTGTCAATCACTAAAGCAGCTGCTTGAAAGAGCATTTCGAGTAGTTCACGAAACCACGATCGGATGCTTTGCTTGAGGTCATACATCCCTCTTTCGATGTACATTCCTGCCATTACAGCCATATCTTCGGGCATCCAACCTAATTCATCAATCTTTTTGTCAAACTCTTCATCCGAGACGAGATAGGCAGTTTCGGGGTTGCGCAATTGTGCTTCTCGCTCTAATCGGTCTTTTTGCTCTTGTAGTTTATGCAAATCGAGCGTTTGTCCTTCTAAGATACTGTGGGTACCTGTTACCACAGGGCTTAACACTGTATTCATTGTTCCTAACACCAGAGTAGGGAAAAATATCACACACAGCCCTATGGCAAAGGGACGGAGCAAGGGATACACATCCACAGGTTCGGCACGGGCTAAGGCTTGCCATATACGCATTGCCACATAGAACAGTGCCCCTAAGCCTGCCAAGCCTTTGGCTATGGCAGACATCTGAGCTGTTAGGGGCATCATCTCATCGTATAAAGTACGAAGTATTTGGTGTAGATTTTCCATTTATCAGTCTTTTACCAGTATTTGAGTTCTGTTCCATAGAGTGAGAGTACCTTTTGCGCATCGTTTTGCTTCTTAGCACGTAGATAGCTTACCGAGATGTTTTTCTGGGTGTAGTAGCGTACTAAGTTATAGTACTCTTTCACTTCCTTGTGCACCTTGTCGATAATGTCCATACGCTCTTTGTCGTTCATAGAGAGTGAGGAACTATTGACAATTTGTTGCAGGTCTTTGAGTAGCTTAGAACTTTCGCCCAAGAGCTTGGAGTAGCCATTGGCAATAGCCGACAACTCTTGAGAGGAGAAGTTAGGGTCTTGGCTCATCTTCTTGAAGTTGGTTACATACATCTTGGAGATGTCGCCTACCAGTAGCACCGTTTCCTGTACTTTGCGAGCATCTTTTACCAAGTTATTTACCTTTTTCAGAGCATCGTAATACTCCTTGCCTTGGTTGTAGAGCTTTTCCACCTCTCGGAAGTTGTTGAGCATATTCTTAGCTGTTGAGGAGGTTTGCACTATCTGCTGGGTAGTGTTGATAATGCTCTGAGCAAAATTAGTTGGGTCAGTTACTACCCATTGTGCGCTTAGTTTGGGGCTTGCCAGCATAGCTATAGCAAAAAGCCCCGTTAATAACATTTTTTTCATTGACTTTAATTATTATGATTTACGTATGATTATTAGTTTATTACAGTCCATTAGCCATTTGTACGATGGCTTTTTCTAAATTGCCGTCTAACTTCTCGGAGAGTTCCATCACTTGGTGTTTTTCGCTCTCTTCAGTGGTGTAGGCAAAGTATTCTTCTCGGCTTACCTCTGTAGCATACACCGCAGAGTGTGTACCTCCTAAGCCTATCCACACTTCTTTGTATTTGCGACGAGAGTCGTTGGAGAGATTGATAGATAGGATTTGCGACTTCTCTTTCTCGGTAAGTCCTAACATCGCTTGGATAGCATCGAACTTGTTCATATACTTGCGCTGGTCAAGCAATATCTTGCAATCGGAGTTGTTGATGATAGATTCTTTCACGATAGGTGAATGGATAATATCATCTACCTCTTGGGTTACAATCACTGCCTCACCAAAGAACTTACGCACGGTTTTGAATAGGTACTTGATGTACTCCGCCATTCCTTCTTTGGCAATCGCTTTCCACGCTTCTTCGATGAGAATCATCTTGCGGATACCCTTCAGGCGCCTCATCTTGTTGATAAACACCTCCATAATGATGATAGTAACCACAGGAAAGAGTATGGGGTGGTCTTTAATCGCATCAATTTCAAAGACAATAAAGCGTTTGGAAAGCAGGTCTAATTCCTTATCGGAATTGAGCAGATAGTCGTATTCCCCTCCTTTGTAATAAGGCTCTAACACGTTGAGGAAGTTAGCCAAGTCAAAGTCCTTTTCTCTTACCTGCTTCTCTTGTAGTATGGCTCGGTAGTCATTCTTGATATACTCATAAAAGCCATTGAAAGAGGGTGTGTGCGAGGGATTGTCTTTTACCAATTGCAGGTAAAGGTTCACTGCATTGGAAAGGGCTACCTCTTCCGCACGTGTAGGAGGCTCATTGTCTCGCTTCCAAAGGGTGAGTATCAGTGTTTTGATACTCTCGCGCTTTTCAATGTCAAACACCCCATCATCGGTGTAGAAAGGGTTAAAGGCAATGGGATTGTCTTCGGTATAAGTAAAGTAAATCCCATCCTTTCCTTTAGTCTTGTGGTGAATAAGCTCACAGACTCCTTGATAGGAGTTCCCTGTATCTACTAAAACGATATGTGTACCTTGTTCGTAATATTGCCTTACTAAGTGGTTCGTGAAAAAGGATTTACCACTACCCGAAGGTCCTAAGACGAACTTATTACGGTTGGTGATAATCCCTTTCTTCATAGGCTCATCGGAGATATCCAAATGGATAGGCTTGCCTGTGAGTCTGTCGGCCATCTTAATTCCAAAAGGACTGGAAGAACTTTGATAGTTGGTCTCCTGAGTAAAAAAGCACAGAGCAGGCTCTATAAACGTGTAGAAAGTCTCTTCACTGGGGAAGTCGGCTGCATTGCCAGCTATACCTGCCCAATAGAGAGTTGCCGTATCAATGGTGTTATGGCGAGGCTTACACTCCATTGACGCCAAAGCACTACCCACATCGTTTTTAATGCTCCTAAGCTCTTGTGGGTTGTCCGACCACGCCATCACATTAAAGTGCGCTCTGATAGAGGAAAGTCCGTAAGAGTGTGCCTCATTGAGGTATTGCTCTATCCATTCTTTGTTGATTTGGTTGCTACGGCTGTATCTTGAAAGCGAGTGCATATTGCGTGCTGACTTCTCAAACTGTCTGAGGTTCTCATCGGAATTGTCCAAGAACAGATATTGGTTGTAGATATGGTTACAACTCAGTAGCAAGCCCACAGGAGCTGCAAAGGATAAACGGCAATCGCTCTTATCGGTAGAGAGTCGCTCGTAACGGCTATCGGCTTGTACCTTAGAAGGCAAGTCTTCTGCATCTGATAAGGTATGCACACAGAGTCTTTGGTTACCAATGCGCATTTGCTCGGCAGAGAGGCATATATCTTGCAGGCTCTCTTTCTCATTAGTGGAAAGGCTCAGATACTGCTCAAAGAGTCCCTTTTTGTGGGGAGTGCCTATATAGTCCTCTGTTTTGAGCTGACGGAGCTTTATCAGGTTAGAGTCATTTAAAATACGCTCTAACTGCGCTACCGCTTCCAAGAATTGAGTGGCGTGTTCTCGGTTAGTGAGCTCCTTAGGCAAGAAGTTCCCTTTGCAAAGGGAGGAAAAGTTGCTTTGGGCTCTCATTCGGTTTTTAGTGGTTTGGGTGATAAATAGGTAGCATCTGTGATTTAAGAACGGGCGTTCGTTAAAATGCTTTTCGTACGAATGAGAGAGAAAACTCAAATTCTCGCCTTGCAGTTCAGGTTCGTATTGTTCCTTGATAAACCAGTCCTGTTTGTGGATAACGGTATACTGTGGCAATACTTTGATAGCCTTATGCCAAAGTGAGTGGAGTATCTCATAGTCCTCACCCGAAATGGTAAAGAGCTCTGGGAGCTGCACCTCGAAGCCGACGCTGATGTCGGCTTCTTTGGTGAGCAAGCAGTCTTGTTCTATGGCAAGAATAGGGAATTTACTCTCTAAGGTGTTGATTTTAGAACTATTTCTCATTGAGGGTTGTTTTAGGTTTAGGGTAACGAATAAATTTTCGTGGTGATCTTTGGTGACGTAGGTATTTGGGGTGGCGTTTGCGAGCTGCTTGTTTCATCAGGCCGTGTTCACCGTATTTCTGGTTTAGTGAAAAAGTCTGCCAAACCACAAGGCTAACCATACTAACGCCTACCCCCAAGCATACAAAAGAATTGACCCCTACCGTGTAGAGGATCATCACCAAGATGAGCACCGAGAGCAGTCCTCCTGCAAAGATGAAGAGGTACTGCGCTTTGAGTCCTTTGAACTCTACACTTCTGCCGATGCCTTTGTTGATAGAATAGCTGTTTTTTGTCTCCATAATCTATAAGAAGAACGAACGCAAGATGGTAGCCGCTACAATTAAGAAGATACAAGCCCCAAACCAACTGGCAGCCGTTTTGCTGGTATCGGGGTCGCCGCTACTAAACTTGTTATATACCTTCACCCCACCGATGAGTCCCACCACAGCCCCTATGGCATAGATGAGCTTGGTAGCTGGGTCAAAATACGAGGTAACCATACGGGTAGCTTCGTTGATACCTCCTACGCCATTGCCCTGAGCAATGGAAAATTGTGTAACTCCTATCATCGTGAGCAGAAGGAGCCGTTTTAGAATTGATTTTCGCTTCATTGATAATCTGTTATTTTAAAATTCGGGG encodes:
- the traJ gene encoding conjugative transposon protein TraJ — encoded protein: MENLHQILRTLYDEMMPLTAQMSAIAKGLAGLGALFYVAMRIWQALARAEPVDVYPLLRPFAIGLCVIFFPTLVLGTMNTVLSPVVTGTHSILEGQTLDLHKLQEQKDRLEREAQLRNPETAYLVSDEEFDKKIDELGWMPEDMAVMAGMYIERGMYDLKQSIRSWFRELLEMLFQAAALVIDTIRTFFLVVMSILGPIAFAISVWDGFQSTLLQWVTRYVSVYLWLPVSDLFSAILARIQSLILQRDIEQLSDPSFIPDTTNTAYIIFMVIGIIGYFTIPTVAGWIIQAGGMGNYGRNVNQATSNAGNIAGAGAGSLSGNITGRLMK
- a CDS encoding DUF4141 domain-containing protein, translated to MKKMLLTGLFAIAMLASPKLSAQWVVTDPTNFAQSIINTTQQIVQTSSTAKNMLNNFREVEKLYNQGKEYYDALKKVNNLVKDARKVQETVLLVGDISKMYVTNFKKMSQDPNFSSQELSAIANGYSKLLGESSKLLKDLQQIVNSSSLSMNDKERMDIIDKVHKEVKEYYNLVRYYTQKNISVSYLRAKKQNDAQKVLSLYGTELKYW
- a CDS encoding TraG family conjugative transposon ATPase encodes the protein MRNSSKINTLESKFPILAIEQDCLLTKEADISVGFEVQLPELFTISGEDYEILHSLWHKAIKVLPQYTVIHKQDWFIKEQYEPELQGENLSFLSHSYEKHFNERPFLNHRCYLFITQTTKNRMRAQSNFSSLCKGNFLPKELTNREHATQFLEAVAQLERILNDSNLIKLRQLKTEDYIGTPHKKGLFEQYLSLSTNEKESLQDICLSAEQMRIGNQRLCVHTLSDAEDLPSKVQADSRYERLSTDKSDCRLSFAAPVGLLLSCNHIYNQYLFLDNSDENLRQFEKSARNMHSLSRYSRSNQINKEWIEQYLNEAHSYGLSSIRAHFNVMAWSDNPQELRSIKNDVGSALASMECKPRHNTIDTATLYWAGIAGNAADFPSEETFYTFIEPALCFFTQETNYQSSSSPFGIKMADRLTGKPIHLDISDEPMKKGIITNRNKFVLGPSGSGKSFFTNHLVRQYYEQGTHIVLVDTGNSYQGVCELIHHKTKGKDGIYFTYTEDNPIAFNPFYTDDGVFDIEKRESIKTLILTLWKRDNEPPTRAEEVALSNAVNLYLQLVKDNPSHTPSFNGFYEYIKNDYRAILQEKQVREKDFDLANFLNVLEPYYKGGEYDYLLNSDKELDLLSKRFIVFEIDAIKDHPILFPVVTIIIMEVFINKMRRLKGIRKMILIEEAWKAIAKEGMAEYIKYLFKTVRKFFGEAVIVTQEVDDIIHSPIVKESIINNSDCKILLDQRKYMNKFDAIQAMLGLTEKEKSQILSINLSNDSRRKYKEVWIGLGGTHSAVYATEVSREEYFAYTTEESEKHQVMELSEKLDGNLEKAIVQMANGL
- a CDS encoding DUF4133 domain-containing protein, yielding METKNSYSINKGIGRSVEFKGLKAQYLFIFAGGLLSVLILVMILYTVGVNSFVCLGVGVSMVSLVVWQTFSLNQKYGEHGLMKQAARKRHPKYLRHQRSPRKFIRYPKPKTTLNEK
- a CDS encoding DUF4134 domain-containing protein, coding for MIGVTQFSIAQGNGVGGINEATRMVTSYFDPATKLIYAIGAVVGLIGGVKVYNKFSSGDPDTSKTAASWFGACIFLIVAATILRSFFL